A window of Sphingobacterium sp. SRCM116780 contains these coding sequences:
- a CDS encoding alpha-L-fucosidase, whose protein sequence is MTIFLKKSFLAITLMILASSVNGQWTGPKTKPTALKEIKYGPISPAHRTDVDMVTFRNYGLGQFIHWGLYAIPGNEWEGVSARGGAAASEWIRSWGGTTAPKDWVKTYDNLYKEFNPKDFDAKRWAKQAKNMGAKYVIFTTKHHDGFAMWPTQYSNYNISKTPYKKDIVKEVVDAYTAEGIDVYLYFSILEWNNPDYMGKEPKTPKEKKKFNRFLQYTRNQLLELMQNYPQMKGFWFDGTWDQSWIKSYEFTYNLEKELREKHPGIIIGSRFRNDEYGKRHFDANGRMLGDYEQGWERKLPADISWLEGRDWDCVMTIPPNGWGYMKDWSGLYTKTTDDILDMLLYSASLSGNFVLNFGPDGQGNMHPEEDKIAKELGEWMKVNGEAVYGAHHAGMTNSKLGYFTKKEDNLYLTVFNRPINNSVRVSVPKIASEVPLTATLLANGQSLAVKHADIGLDLDKNTYYDVLIPNIFQTDRAFVIKMKVGSQVVKVEKLMDAKM, encoded by the coding sequence ATGACTATTTTTTTGAAAAAATCCTTTCTTGCAATAACTTTGATGATCTTGGCATCTTCTGTTAACGGACAGTGGACTGGTCCAAAGACTAAACCTACAGCATTAAAAGAAATCAAATATGGTCCGATATCACCAGCACATCGAACTGATGTCGATATGGTCACATTTCGGAACTATGGATTGGGACAATTTATACACTGGGGTTTATATGCAATTCCAGGAAACGAGTGGGAAGGTGTCAGTGCTAGGGGTGGAGCTGCCGCATCTGAGTGGATCCGATCTTGGGGAGGTACTACTGCACCAAAGGATTGGGTGAAGACTTATGACAATCTTTATAAAGAATTTAATCCTAAAGATTTTGATGCCAAACGTTGGGCTAAACAGGCGAAAAATATGGGTGCTAAGTATGTGATTTTTACGACAAAACATCATGATGGTTTTGCCATGTGGCCTACTCAATATTCCAATTATAACATCAGCAAAACGCCCTATAAAAAAGATATCGTAAAGGAAGTGGTAGATGCATATACAGCTGAAGGAATTGATGTATACTTATATTTTTCGATTTTAGAATGGAATAATCCAGACTATATGGGAAAAGAACCTAAAACTCCTAAAGAGAAGAAAAAATTCAATCGATTTCTACAGTATACCCGCAACCAGTTATTGGAATTGATGCAAAACTATCCGCAAATGAAAGGTTTTTGGTTTGATGGTACTTGGGATCAATCTTGGATCAAATCTTACGAATTTACCTATAATTTAGAAAAGGAATTACGAGAAAAACATCCAGGAATAATCATTGGATCTCGCTTTCGTAACGATGAATATGGTAAACGACACTTTGATGCTAACGGTCGTATGTTAGGCGATTATGAACAAGGGTGGGAGCGTAAATTACCTGCCGATATTTCTTGGTTAGAAGGTCGTGATTGGGATTGTGTGATGACTATTCCACCTAATGGCTGGGGTTATATGAAAGATTGGTCCGGTCTTTATACAAAAACAACTGATGACATTTTAGACATGCTACTTTATTCGGCATCTTTGAGCGGTAATTTTGTTTTAAATTTTGGTCCAGACGGGCAAGGGAATATGCATCCTGAAGAGGATAAAATCGCTAAAGAGCTTGGAGAATGGATGAAAGTAAATGGAGAAGCCGTTTATGGAGCTCATCATGCAGGAATGACCAATTCTAAGCTGGGTTACTTCACCAAAAAGGAAGACAATCTGTACCTAACTGTTTTCAATAGACCAATCAATAATAGTGTAAGGGTATCGGTTCCTAAAATAGCAAGCGAAGTTCCATTAACAGCAACATTATTGGCGAATGGGCAATCTTTAGCGGTGAAGCATGCAGATATAGGTCTAGATCTAGACAAAAACACCTATTATGATGTACTTATACCCAACATCTTTCAAACGGATAGGGCATTTGTGATAAAAATGAAAGTTGGAAGCCAGGTAGTCAAGGTTGAAAAATTAATGGATGCTAAGATGTAA
- a CDS encoding beta-N-acetylhexosaminidase, with translation MIVNKLNRIALLITIFIVSYNSAKAQLSIIPKPERIQVLEEEYVFPASSKINILDEEFESVGRYLQQQLLSKFGFTSTIAPNKSVFSSIQFERRASLEQEEYEIKIEKNILTVYASTRVGATYAVSSILQAFSFGKRSPQNISMKAFAIKDKPAYPWRGFMLDESRHFFGKEKVKSLLNWMAFYKLNKFHWHLTDEPAWRLEIQKYPLLTLVGGIGTYTNSLAPAAYYSQADIAEIIAYADERQIEVIPEIDMPGHATAANKAYPQLSGGGNDKHPDFTFHPAKDLTYSFLTNVLRETKALFPSSIIHLGGDEVSFGSDAWNSDSAIQRLKSKENLKDNKSVENYFMRRMADSLKTMDATLLVWDEMVDAGLSKDKTLLIWWRHDKPEQLTTILKSGYKTILSPRLPFYFDFVQEESHKYGRKWGKLYNPLEDVYNFSPSNYDSLAIEKNQILGIQANLWTETVTNTNRLDYLIFPRIAALAEVAWTKKGNKNYEEFKESLKKHLNLYREANLYYYDPFNKSNPEPVVMKKVQRSYIDNPE, from the coding sequence ATGATAGTCAACAAACTGAATAGAATAGCTTTGCTAATCACCATCTTTATTGTTAGTTACAATTCAGCTAAAGCGCAATTATCGATTATACCTAAACCTGAACGTATACAGGTATTGGAGGAAGAATATGTCTTTCCAGCATCAAGTAAAATTAACATATTGGATGAAGAATTTGAATCTGTTGGCCGATATCTTCAGCAACAACTTCTTTCCAAATTTGGTTTTACGAGCACCATTGCTCCTAATAAATCTGTTTTTTCCTCTATTCAATTTGAAAGAAGGGCAAGTCTAGAACAAGAGGAATATGAAATAAAAATTGAAAAAAATATCCTTACGGTTTATGCGAGTACTCGTGTAGGTGCGACTTATGCTGTAAGTTCGATACTACAAGCTTTTAGTTTTGGAAAACGCTCTCCGCAGAACATCAGTATGAAAGCCTTTGCGATAAAGGACAAACCGGCTTATCCATGGCGTGGTTTTATGCTTGATGAATCGCGTCATTTTTTTGGAAAAGAAAAAGTAAAATCGCTATTGAATTGGATGGCTTTTTATAAACTGAATAAATTTCATTGGCACTTGACAGATGAACCTGCATGGCGATTGGAAATTCAAAAATATCCACTCTTGACACTCGTTGGTGGTATCGGAACCTATACTAATTCATTAGCTCCTGCAGCATATTACTCACAAGCAGATATAGCCGAAATAATCGCTTATGCTGATGAACGACAAATCGAAGTTATTCCTGAAATTGATATGCCGGGACATGCAACAGCAGCGAACAAGGCTTATCCGCAATTAAGTGGTGGTGGAAATGATAAGCATCCAGATTTCACTTTTCATCCAGCAAAGGATCTTACATATAGTTTTTTAACGAATGTATTGCGAGAAACGAAAGCATTATTCCCATCTTCCATTATTCATCTCGGCGGTGATGAGGTCTCCTTCGGTAGTGACGCGTGGAACTCGGATAGTGCTATACAGAGGTTAAAAAGCAAAGAAAATCTAAAAGATAATAAATCCGTAGAAAATTACTTTATGCGTCGAATGGCAGATTCGTTAAAGACCATGGATGCGACTTTATTGGTATGGGATGAAATGGTTGATGCGGGCTTATCGAAAGATAAAACTCTTTTGATCTGGTGGAGACATGATAAACCGGAACAATTAACAACAATATTGAAGTCTGGTTACAAAACAATATTATCACCAAGATTGCCATTCTATTTTGACTTTGTACAAGAAGAATCGCATAAGTATGGTCGTAAATGGGGAAAATTGTACAATCCTTTAGAGGATGTTTATAATTTTTCTCCAAGCAATTATGATTCACTAGCGATTGAAAAAAATCAAATTTTAGGAATTCAAGCTAATCTTTGGACAGAGACTGTCACCAATACCAATCGATTGGATTATTTAATTTTTCCTCGGATTGCTGCATTAGCTGAAGTAGCTTGGACAAAAAAAGGGAATAAAAATTATGAGGAGTTCAAGGAATCATTGAAGAAACACTTGAATTTGTATCGTGAAGCAAATTTATATTATTATGATCCTTTTAATAAATCTAATCCAGAACCTGTAGTCATGAAGAAGGTACAGCGTTCTTATATAGATAACCCTGAATAA
- a CDS encoding copper homeostasis protein CutC, which yields MQIKQLEVCAFNIQSSLIAQKIGASRVELCDNPIEGGTTPSFGTIKQVRENISIDLFPIVRPRSGNYYYSADEYQIIKNDIEACRILECNGISIGAQTINGEIDKDWLKRIVDWAGSLKVTCNRAFDGVPDIFKALEDIIECGCERVLTSGGEIGAPQGTEILKKLVEQAGDRIIIMPGAGIKSSNLKQLVDETKATEFHASAREVAVNPLHYINRKINDYGNLYVSSETELQKMIDILRH from the coding sequence ATGCAGATAAAACAACTCGAAGTTTGCGCTTTTAACATTCAGTCTAGCCTAATCGCACAAAAAATAGGAGCCAGTCGGGTAGAACTTTGTGATAACCCGATTGAGGGAGGCACCACGCCTTCATTCGGTACAATCAAACAAGTTAGAGAAAATATTTCAATAGATCTTTTTCCAATAGTCCGTCCCAGATCAGGGAACTATTATTATTCTGCGGACGAGTACCAGATCATTAAAAATGATATTGAGGCTTGTAGAATTTTGGAATGCAATGGTATCTCTATTGGGGCTCAAACTATCAATGGAGAAATAGATAAGGATTGGCTAAAACGTATCGTAGATTGGGCAGGTTCGTTAAAGGTAACCTGTAATAGGGCCTTCGATGGTGTCCCAGACATTTTTAAAGCTTTAGAAGATATCATCGAGTGCGGCTGCGAAAGGGTATTGACCTCGGGTGGTGAAATTGGGGCTCCTCAGGGGACAGAGATTTTGAAAAAATTAGTAGAGCAGGCAGGTGATCGCATTATCATTATGCCTGGTGCAGGTATAAAGTCTAGCAACTTAAAACAATTGGTTGATGAAACTAAGGCCACAGAGTTCCATGCCTCGGCAAGAGAGGTGGCTGTCAATCCGCTACATTATATTAATCGTAAAATTAATGATTACGGAAATCTTTATGTCTCTTCAGAAACAGAACTCCAAAAAATGATTGACATCTTAAGACATTAA
- the htpG gene encoding molecular chaperone HtpG produces the protein MNTEKGSISIHTENIFPVIKKFLYSDNEIFLRELVSNAVDASQKIKRLASLGQYQGEVGDLLVDVKLDEAAKTITISDNGIGMTADEIKKYINQVAFSGATEFMEKFKEANDANEIIGRFGLGFYSAFMVADHVEIETLSYQDGAEAAHWTCDGSTSYEISAGTRTTRGTDIILHINDESAEFLNKSRLQEILDKYARFLPVNIRFGTKTTSEPDGEDEEGKAKYKSVEVDNIINNTSPAWTKAPAELTDEDYLAFYKELYPYSMDEPLFWIHLNVDYPFNLTGILYFPKIKNELEIQRNKIKLYSRQVFITDEVKDIVPEFLMLLHGVIDSPDIPLNVSRSFLQADSNVKKINNYITKKVADKLQEIFKTDRKGFEEKWNDIGLFIKYGMLSDEKFAEKANDFCLLTNTDKENYTIKEYYEKVKDIQVDKDGQVIYLYTHDVAQQDSFIATAKTKGYDVLVLDGPLDTHMTSYLEQKGGEKVQLKRVDADIIDKLIQKDEKQELSISEEESKQALSIFEKAISRADMKVEVEPLSADELPVSVTIDEFMRRMKDMAKTNGGMNFYGSLPDNYKVSVNGNHPLVKRILSSSEEEGSQLAKQAFDLALLSRGLLTGSALTSFVKRSVELI, from the coding sequence ATGAACACAGAAAAAGGATCTATTTCAATCCACACGGAAAACATTTTTCCTGTCATTAAAAAATTCTTATACTCTGATAACGAGATCTTCTTACGCGAGTTAGTATCGAACGCGGTGGATGCATCTCAAAAGATTAAGCGCTTAGCTTCTTTAGGTCAATACCAAGGCGAAGTAGGTGATTTACTTGTTGATGTGAAACTTGATGAAGCAGCAAAAACAATTACCATCTCTGATAATGGTATTGGTATGACAGCTGATGAAATCAAAAAATACATCAACCAAGTTGCATTTTCAGGTGCAACTGAATTTATGGAGAAGTTCAAAGAGGCTAATGATGCAAATGAAATCATCGGTCGTTTTGGGTTAGGTTTCTATTCAGCTTTTATGGTAGCGGATCATGTTGAGATTGAAACTTTATCTTACCAAGATGGTGCAGAAGCAGCACATTGGACTTGTGATGGTAGTACTTCTTATGAAATCTCAGCGGGTACACGTACAACACGTGGTACAGATATCATTTTACATATAAACGATGAGTCTGCTGAGTTTTTAAACAAATCTCGTCTACAAGAGATATTGGATAAATATGCTCGTTTTCTTCCAGTTAATATCCGTTTTGGAACAAAAACTACTTCTGAACCAGATGGTGAAGATGAAGAAGGAAAAGCAAAATATAAATCTGTTGAGGTTGATAATATTATTAACAATACAAGCCCTGCATGGACGAAAGCTCCTGCGGAATTGACAGATGAAGATTATTTGGCTTTCTATAAAGAATTGTATCCATACTCCATGGATGAGCCTTTATTTTGGATCCATTTAAACGTTGATTATCCATTTAATTTAACTGGAATTCTATACTTCCCTAAGATTAAGAATGAATTAGAAATTCAACGTAATAAAATCAAGTTGTATTCTCGTCAAGTATTCATTACAGATGAGGTTAAAGATATTGTTCCCGAATTCTTAATGTTGTTGCATGGGGTAATCGATTCACCAGATATTCCGTTGAACGTATCAAGAAGCTTCTTACAAGCGGACAGTAATGTGAAGAAAATCAACAACTACATTACCAAGAAAGTAGCAGATAAATTGCAGGAGATTTTCAAGACTGATCGTAAAGGTTTTGAGGAAAAATGGAATGATATTGGTTTGTTTATTAAATACGGTATGTTGAGCGATGAAAAATTTGCAGAAAAAGCAAATGATTTTTGCTTGTTGACGAATACGGATAAAGAAAACTATACGATCAAGGAATATTACGAAAAAGTAAAAGATATTCAAGTTGATAAAGACGGTCAGGTTATTTACTTATATACACATGATGTCGCGCAACAAGATAGTTTCATCGCTACTGCAAAAACAAAAGGATATGATGTATTGGTATTAGATGGACCTTTGGATACCCATATGACTTCTTATTTGGAGCAAAAAGGAGGAGAGAAGGTACAGTTGAAACGTGTTGATGCTGATATAATCGATAAGTTGATCCAAAAAGACGAAAAACAAGAATTATCGATTTCTGAAGAAGAATCAAAACAAGCGTTATCGATATTTGAAAAAGCGATCAGTCGTGCCGATATGAAAGTGGAAGTGGAGCCTTTATCTGCAGATGAATTACCTGTTTCTGTAACGATCGATGAGTTTATGCGTCGGATGAAAGATATGGCAAAAACAAATGGTGGTATGAACTTCTATGGAAGCTTACCTGATAATTATAAAGTCAGTGTAAATGGTAACCATCCTTTGGTAAAACGTATTTTATCAAGTTCTGAAGAAGAAGGTTCGCAGTTGGCAAAACAAGCTTTTGATTTAGCTTTATTGTCACGTGGATTACTAACCGGATCAGCATTGACTTCGTTTGTAAAACGTAGTGTAGAGTTGATCTAA
- a CDS encoding Sir2 family NAD-dependent protein deacetylase, whose protein sequence is MKKKIVVFTGAGISAESGIQTFRDANGLWEGHHVEDVASIDGWNKNPSLVQNFYNMRRQIALNAEPNAAHCALVTLEKVFDVHIITQNVDLLHERSGSSHVLHLHGRLDLACSSLDKRLIYPVVGHEIKMGDCCEKGSQLRPNIVWFGESVPNMEPAIQLSEQADIMIVTGTSLTVYPAASLVEVIVPTCDLYVIDKHINLARIPKKSITMEGTASEMVPKLVNQLIAHNTIL, encoded by the coding sequence ATGAAAAAAAAGATTGTTGTTTTTACAGGAGCTGGTATTTCAGCTGAAAGTGGTATTCAAACCTTTCGTGACGCCAACGGCTTATGGGAAGGTCATCATGTGGAAGATGTTGCCAGCATTGATGGGTGGAATAAAAATCCAAGTCTTGTACAGAACTTTTATAATATGCGGCGTCAAATAGCACTGAATGCAGAACCAAATGCTGCTCATTGTGCCTTAGTGACTCTTGAAAAGGTATTTGATGTACATATTATCACACAAAATGTCGATTTATTACATGAACGTTCTGGCTCTTCTCATGTACTACATTTGCATGGAAGATTGGATCTGGCTTGCTCATCACTCGATAAACGATTGATTTATCCTGTAGTTGGACATGAAATTAAGATGGGAGATTGCTGTGAAAAGGGCTCACAATTACGTCCAAATATTGTTTGGTTTGGTGAATCTGTCCCGAATATGGAACCTGCTATACAGCTTTCAGAACAGGCAGATATCATGATTGTTACCGGAACCTCTTTAACGGTATATCCTGCTGCGAGTTTAGTAGAAGTTATCGTTCCTACATGTGACTTATATGTCATTGATAAACATATAAATCTTGCTCGTATACCAAAAAAGTCGATTACAATGGAAGGAACTGCTTCAGAGATGGTTCCAAAGTTGGTGAACCAATTAATAGCCCACAATACAATTTTGTAA
- a CDS encoding DUF2891 domain-containing protein has protein sequence MTKIILTIIACSVLVSCKHRGKNKNATHQDSTINNTEQVLLDSTEAKRILTLPLHCLEVEYPNKLGQVIGSEQDLKTPSQLHPIFYGCFDWHSSVHGYWSMVKVLKTFPNLSESTAVRALLNSKINTDNVNKEIAFFLDKNNKGFERTYGWAWLLQLQAELINWKDPDAEKWAKALQPLADLLVKNYEEYLPKLVYPIRSGQHDNSAFGFSLALDYAKVTQDTAFENLIIEHANRLYSHDKSCNIAYEPSGSDFLSPCLEEAYLMSKILNLDDSKKWLKDFMPDLFKKDFKLEPGIVKDRTDGKLVHLDGLNFSRATCLNGIAHKLPELKHLHVLAYHHLQYSLPNISNDDYMGSHWLGTFALYAITHQ, from the coding sequence ATGACCAAAATTATATTAACCATTATCGCCTGTTCTGTATTAGTGTCTTGTAAACATAGAGGTAAAAATAAAAATGCTACCCATCAAGATTCTACAATAAATAATACCGAACAAGTATTGTTAGATTCTACTGAAGCAAAACGTATACTGACATTACCCTTGCATTGTCTTGAAGTAGAATATCCAAATAAATTAGGACAAGTGATCGGATCTGAACAAGATTTAAAAACACCATCACAACTGCATCCCATTTTTTATGGATGCTTTGATTGGCATTCATCTGTTCATGGATATTGGTCTATGGTTAAGGTTTTAAAAACATTTCCAAATTTGAGTGAAAGCACAGCTGTTCGCGCTTTGCTGAATTCAAAAATTAATACCGATAATGTAAATAAAGAAATAGCATTCTTTTTGGACAAAAATAATAAGGGCTTTGAACGAACTTATGGATGGGCTTGGCTTTTGCAATTGCAAGCTGAACTTATAAATTGGAAAGATCCAGATGCTGAGAAATGGGCAAAGGCATTACAACCTCTTGCTGATCTATTAGTAAAAAACTATGAAGAATATCTACCCAAATTAGTTTATCCTATTCGTTCAGGTCAGCATGATAATTCAGCTTTTGGATTTAGTTTAGCACTCGATTATGCTAAGGTAACACAAGATACTGCTTTTGAAAATTTAATTATAGAACATGCCAACCGTTTGTACAGTCATGATAAATCTTGTAATATAGCTTATGAACCTAGTGGATCTGATTTTCTCTCTCCTTGTCTGGAAGAGGCATATCTCATGTCAAAGATTTTGAATCTGGATGATTCCAAAAAATGGCTGAAAGACTTTATGCCGGATTTATTTAAGAAAGATTTTAAGCTTGAACCTGGTATCGTGAAAGATCGTACAGATGGTAAATTGGTGCATTTGGATGGACTTAACTTCAGTCGTGCAACATGTCTCAACGGAATTGCACATAAATTACCTGAGCTTAAACATTTACATGTGCTAGCATATCATCATTTACAATATTCCTTACCAAATATCAGCAATGATGATTATATGGGATCGCACTGGTTAGGTACATTTGCTTTATATGCAATCACACATCAATAA
- a CDS encoding AraC family transcriptional regulator, with product MEEQKKIKEGFLGQRMIVLTPNIRKEIKKNPLINTFYLTAIGYYPNAAGHDRERKTGSNEFILLYCMDGEGRIDIQGKTYQLKANMFFIVPKNIPHRYYSHPKHPWSIYWLHFSGSNASEIYQRSLIDGCPLAHSVPFEEYRVKQFNQIFTILEHSFSNKDMEIMNFRVLHFVTSLIYYKEINPAVYSQDAVSSSINFMKSNLSARLSVHELSDQQKMSLSQYLRIFKQKTGQSPIAYFNQLKIQHSCQYLYFTDKSIKEICLKLGIDDQYYFSRLFNKLIGVAPSMYRKMHKK from the coding sequence ATGGAAGAACAAAAAAAAATAAAGGAAGGATTCCTCGGCCAGCGAATGATCGTACTTACACCGAACATTCGCAAAGAAATCAAAAAAAATCCGCTTATCAATACTTTTTACCTTACCGCAATCGGTTATTATCCCAATGCAGCGGGCCATGACCGGGAAAGGAAAACAGGGAGCAACGAATTTATTCTTTTATATTGTATGGACGGCGAGGGTCGGATCGATATCCAGGGCAAGACATATCAGCTGAAGGCCAATATGTTTTTCATCGTTCCCAAAAACATACCGCACCGGTACTACAGCCATCCAAAACACCCATGGTCAATCTACTGGCTTCATTTCAGCGGAAGTAATGCATCAGAAATTTATCAGCGCTCACTCATCGACGGCTGTCCTTTGGCGCACTCGGTTCCATTCGAAGAGTACCGGGTAAAGCAGTTTAACCAGATTTTCACAATTCTTGAGCACAGCTTTAGCAATAAGGATATGGAAATCATGAATTTCAGGGTACTGCATTTCGTAACATCCTTAATTTACTATAAGGAAATTAATCCGGCCGTTTATAGCCAGGATGCGGTGAGCAGTTCTATAAATTTTATGAAATCGAACCTGTCTGCAAGGCTTTCTGTTCATGAGCTTTCCGATCAGCAGAAGATGTCTTTATCACAATACCTTCGGATATTCAAGCAAAAGACGGGGCAGTCTCCTATAGCCTATTTCAACCAATTAAAAATCCAACATTCCTGCCAGTATTTATATTTTACCGATAAAAGTATCAAGGAAATCTGTCTGAAACTTGGAATAGACGATCAGTATTATTTTTCAAGGCTATTCAATAAACTCATCGGCGTTGCTCCATCTATGTACCGTAAAATGCATAAGAAATGA